From a single Acidobacteriota bacterium genomic region:
- a CDS encoding SEC-C metal-binding domain-containing protein — MQFVHSEKELVEKLGRNDLCPCGSKRRFQEMLYEIGQL, encoded by the coding sequence ATGCAATTCGTTCATAGCGAAAAAGAATTAGTTGAAAAGCTTGGTCGTAACGACCTTTGTCCTTGTGGTTCAAAACGCCGGTTTCAAGAAATGCTGTATGAAATCGGGCAGCTATGA